A stretch of the Lactuca sativa cultivar Salinas chromosome 9, Lsat_Salinas_v11, whole genome shotgun sequence genome encodes the following:
- the LOC111921682 gene encoding heat stress transcription factor A-2b translates to MDAFLSVIKEEYPSGGSSGNGKQPMVVQLVPQPIEGLHDSGPPPFLTKVYDMVDHPDLDRILSWSRGGQSFVVWDPQAFSTNLLPRYFKHNNFSSFIRQLNTYGFRKIDPDIWEFANEAFLRGQRHILKNIKRRKAPSHTPPQQQPNNPCVEVGRFGLNGEVERLQRDKQVLMMELVKLRQQQQNTRAHLQEMEHRLLGTEKKQQKMMSFLAKALQNPDFLQKLSRHGKKNELEEAMIKKRRRPIDQGPSCVISGESSKKGEEFGDVSDLQVSELEELALEMQGIGRAKRTQVEEQKEIDEGKDFEEEFWEELFSERFDMTASEGGQAN, encoded by the exons ATGGATGCTTTCTTGTCGGTTATTAAGGAGGAATACCCATCAGGTGGATCAAGTGGTAACGGAAAGCAACCGATGGTGGTTCAATTAGTGCCACAGCCAATAGAGGGTCTTCATGATTCTGGACCCCCACCTTTCTTGACTAAAGTTTATGACATGGTGGATCACCCAGATTTAGATCGCATTTTGTCTTGGAGTAGAGGAGGTCAAAGCTTTGTGGTTTGGGATCCACAAGCTTTCTCTACTAATCTCCTTCCAAGATACTTCAAGCACAATAATTTCTCCAGCTTCATCAGACAGCTCAATACCTAT GGTTTTAGAAAGATCGATCCTGACATATGGGAGTTTGCTAACGAAGCGTTCTTGAGGGGCCAAAGGCATATATTGAAGAACATTAAAAGACGAAAGGCCCCTTCTCATACTCCTCCACAACAACAACCTAATAATCCTTGTGTCGAGGTTGGAAGATTCGGATTAAATGGAGAAGTCGAACGTTTACAACGCGATAAACAAGTTCTTATGATGGAATTAGTGAAGCTCAGACAACAACAGCAAAACACCAGAGCCCATCTTCAAGAAATGGAGCACAGACTACTAGGAACTGAAAAAAAGCAGCAAAAAATGATGAGTTTCTTGGCAAAAGCCTTGCAAAATCCCGATTTCCTTCAAAAGCTATCCAGGCATGGCAAAAAAAACGAACTTGAAGAAGCCATGATCAAGAAACGAAGAAGACCAATCGATCAAGGGCCTAGCTGTGTTATAAGTGGAGAATCATCCAAAAAAGGTGAAGAGTTTGGGGATGTTTCGGATTTGCAAGTGTCTGAGCTTGAAGAACTCGCTTTGGAAATGCAAGGTATTGGTAGAGCAAAAAGAACGCAAGTGGAAGAACAAAAAGAGATTGATGAAGGGAAAGATTTTGAAGAGGAATTCTGGGAAGAGTTATTTAGTGAACGATTTGACATGACTGCAAGTGAAGGTGGCCAGGCCAATTAA